The DNA sequence AGTACAAGCATGAATCAACTGGTGCCTGTGCATACAAGGTGTATGCTGAGTGTGACGACTCCTTGCTTTATGCCAACAGGTGTGATGAATGCAGTGTGTGGGGCGGTGGTGCAGCACagacacagccacagccacagcttCTCTGCCACAGCCTCTGCTAGTAGGCGCCGGTGAACGCAGAGCAGTGTTAGTTGTCTGGGATGAATAACTGATCCTCAAGTGATAAACAGTAAAATAACCACACCAGCCATCACCAATAACTGACAACACACTGGGAGCAGAAAGATATAGAGGCACACTGGCACACTGACACAACATGGTGACTGCATTACGGTGAACTATCAGCCACGGTCACGAGGGCACCGGGCGAGGGGCAACGCTCGAGTCATCAGTTACCACGTGTGTGATTTGTGCTGTCAAaagtgacgtgacgtgacgaaACAGTGAAGTGGCGAGCAGTAAGAGTCAAGAAACTGCGCGGAGGACCAGCATGGCGGAGGGAGGGTGCACGGGTGTCCTGGTGAGCAGTGGCAGGGGGCACGACACGCGCTGCCTAAAGACAATTCCCTTAGTGAGCATGTCGCAGAAGTCAAAGAGCAGCACCGCCAAGGCCAAGGGCGCGCGGTGCATCAGACAGCTGCGGGAGGTCAGGTTGGAGCAGAACGCCCCGCTGGTCCCGAAGCATCTGGCTGAAGCACACatagatgatgaagaagagatggaccAAACATCGACAATGCAGAGCCTCAAGATGCGTCTGGCGAACCTGGCGGCGGAATTCCTGGCCGCTGAGACAGACGCAGGGGGATTGTGTGGCGCCTCCACCAGCACTACGACGataggcggtggcggtggttggGATGGTGCAAGCTGCAGCCAAGGCCCCGCCACGGtacgcagtgagagagagatcgaAGAAGCAGTGGAGACGCTGCAGAGCCTCAGGACTCGCCTGCTGAGTCTCAAGGCAGATATCACAGAGGATGAAGACCTCAGCGGCAGGGCGACGACGccttgtggtagtggtggcagccAGTCACCACCCGCAATACCCAAAGCGTCGGAGAACACGTCAACACGGAAACACAACTCCCTCCTCAACTCACGGTGCGGTGCTGAGGGTAACCAACGTGGTGAGACGATGGATgcgcagccacaacgagggcaGGCTGCGGGGTGGTCCACGGTGGGACATCATGCAGCCTCCCCAGTGACATGGCTGGGCAGAACTACGCGCCCCAACGATGTCTTCTGGAACTTGAGTGAACAATAGAGGTGCGGGGAGGCGAGGAGACCACTGGGCCTTCCCCGGGGCAATGCCAGGTGACGGTGGTGCCAGGCTTGTACAAGCTggtgctggctggctgccttAGTCTGGCCCACAACTCACAGTACTTAAAAGAGCTTGCTGTGCAGAAAAGGGATTCGGCAACAAGTACTGATGTATACCTGTGTGGCGAGGAGATGGTGACAGACCTGCAGAGGCCGCGCGTGGCAGCTGACGATGTGATGGGCCTGCAGGAGGTGGGCGATGGTGCAGTAGTGAGTGAATGGCTCTTGTCTGCCAGACGAACTGGACCTGACCCGGGGTGTGCCCAGCGTAGCGTCCACAGCAGCAGAGCGAGGACGAAGCGCACACATCCCGGAAGCGTCACGGAGCACCGCCAGGGACGAGGTGTGGTGGTCAAGACAATTGTGGTCGAGACTTGTACACCTGACGAGGGAAGTACAAGCCCCAGGGGAGGCCACTTCCGGGCGACACTCAGCCCACTGGACGAGGCACCCACGGGGGAGCAATGGTGGGGCGGGGAGAGAGCAGCTCCTGCACCAGCTGTCGCCTGCCCACTGAGGTAACTAAACAAGTCAGAACATTCGCCCCGCCCCAAGAAGCGGTGACGGGGGGGGCAGAGAAACGCAAGGGAGTGGAGAGCAGGAATGTACCAGGAGTCCTCGCCTTCAATAAGCATAAGACAAGGAAGACCGTCTTCCTTGATGTGACCCGTGTGACCCAAAGACCCGACACTCCAGCCATGTGCCGAGCGTACCTGGCTGGTGAGTGAGACTGATCGATGTACATAATTTTAAGAGTGACTAGGGCCAGCATATGATAAGTTTAGGTTAAGCAGACTTTAACTGTCATCAGATTGTTATTGCAGGCGGTAGCACTCTTTAAGAGATTATACAAAGATTAGACAAAGATGTAACGCGGACATATGTGAATGTATTATACAGGCAGTGCCATGTGTAGGattactggcttcttgcagcgcCCCTCACGTTCTGATTGGTTACGGCTGAAGCGCACCACACTTACGTAGTACCTCGTCATGTGGAAGAGGATAATTTTTATGTACTCGTGTTAAACTAGTATTAGGCAGAGATGGAGGCGGACAAGCAGGACAGGTTGTTATCATTAGCTCATCCTAAAACGTGTAGCCGATCCTTAGGTGAGTTCCAATTGTCTTAAGGAATTAGCGAATAGAGAGACGTGCAGACAAAGCAAACATACGAAAGCTCTCCCTTCAATTGTAGGGTGCAGGCAGCATAGAAAACGGCCTGTCCATGTGAGAAACAATGAAGGGGAGACTGAGGTAGCATAGAAAACGGACTTAAGATGGGCCCTACTAATGAAATGTTAAAGACACAGGTGGTGGGGatacaagggaatacaaaggaaagcaaaacagcaacagacaagAGAGACAACAACATAACAGaaggctcctcctccaccactccctccagcttgcgctggcatggaaatagttgggaaaagtaccatgcagtatggaaaaactgacgtggaattttcataggaaaggatgaaaggaagttctactattcaccctacggtgaactctatgcgcctatctgaaagttaatacaatttataataaaactggtgtctgcaaaataagagtttattagtgaatttagtaattattcggacaagaagagagcttgttggggatttgcttttaaatatttgtctattttatttttgaataattcaatagaattgctgtttacgatttctgcaggaagtttattccatatattcaTTGTAggattgaagaaaaaatgtttggcctcgagggatttaacacgtttgggtataattttgaatccattatttcttgttaggttagaatgatcaatggtaaaatatttatttgcatcaaggttactatatcctttaaaatttttgaacacttcaattaggtctcctcttatccagcgctttgttaaactaaataggtttagttcttccagtcgttcctcatacggtttattacgcaatcttggaatcatctttgtgactctacGCTgtattttttctagttttcagtctttttttttgtgaagaactgtacacagtattctagtgagggcgcaccagtgagttatataaggcaagtataaccttttctaatttattttcaaaggttcttccaatgaacccagctaatttatttgccgtctttaccgtttctgtgcagtgttgactcggctctAGGTcttttgacacaacgacaccaagatctttttctttatcagcacttgacagtggcatgttattcattacatatctcgcctgaacattgttgcttccgatatttttttacttttttacttttttactttacttttttacacttttctatattgaatctcatctgccatttccTGCCCAgattgttagtttattgaggtcacactgcagttcctgccattgtgacacagacgttactttatttgttattttggtatcgtctgcaaatttacttattttgcaattgatccccttcatcaatatcattaatgtatatgcAGGAGTGTCGAAATGAAGATGTTATATCCTTAACGCAGACAACTGAAATTTATATTGTACTTTATAATATGCATTGTATTTAATAAGTAAAGGATAAACTTTTATTATCACGGTGTTCAATTACAACCTTTTTACTCCTGGAAGAACGTTTAGGCGTTGGAAATTACCCGTGAGCTGCGTTGCCATGTCCTCTACAGGATCAATTATCGGCTTTCCACACCTTGGTGGAAAGGACAGACGACCTTTCTGTGACTGGCAGATGAATTAGTAGGAGAGgtctaaccccccccccccctctctctctctctctctctctcctctctctctctctctctctctctctctctctctctctctctctctctcaatcacaaacacacacacacacacacacacacacacacacacacacacacacacacagactaacaGACTTGTTTATGACGTCAcactatgtaactctctctctctctctctctctctctctctctctctctctctctctctctctctctctctctctctcaatcacacacacacacacacacacagagagagagagagagagagagagagagagagagagagagagagagagagagagagagagagagagagagagagaggagagagagagagagagagatggagagagagagagagagagagagagagagagagtagagagaggagagagagagagagagagagagagagagctttcctgTAGAGGCCTCTGTTCCACAGGGGTCAGTTCTGGGACCCATACTGTGGAACATTTACTTCAATGACCTCCTTCAGAGTGTTCCATCAGCCAGTGCGTACGCAGACTACTGCACCCTCTCTTTGACCTACGAGAGAGGGGAGGCGCAGGCCGCAGTGCAGTCTGCCAACGCACTGCCCTCAGACATCATGGCCTGGGGCGACCGGTGGCAAGTCAAGTTTGCCCCCGAAAAGACTCAGGTGGTATCCCGCTCTCACGAGGACGCGCGTGAGGTGCGTGGAAAGCTGAAGATGGAAGACAACAACATCCCTCTACAGGACAGCGTAAAACATCCTTGGCGTGGAGTTGGATTCGCGGCTGCTCTTCGACCGTCACCTCGAGGACGTGGCCCGAAAAGCGTCTCAGAAGGTGACATATTTGCGGCGTCTGAGGCACCTCCTTGACTCCGATGGCCTCCTGACCCTGTACAAGGCTCAGGTCAGGCCCATCATGGAGTACGCGCCGCTCACGTGGATGTCCAGTGCCCGATGTCATCTCAACTTGCTGGACAAAGTGCAAAGGATGGCAGAGCGCCTCATCAGTGGCGCCAGACAGACGCAGCCTCGCCAGCAACTGTGGCGGcagcgacaacagcagcagcagcagcagatacagGAGGATGGGCCGGTGCTGAGGGACACTCTGGATCATCGCTGGAAAGTTGCAGCGCTGACAGTGCTTCATAAGGCGCAGATCCAGAATGTTCCTCACCTAGCAGATCTGAGGGCTACCTGGAGGAGATCTGAGCGCAATACGAGAACGGTATTGACCAACGATCTCCTCTTGAAGGTGCCAAGGTCTCGCTCCAGCACCCACCAACGGGCCTTCTCCGCCACTGTAGTGTGGTGGAACACCCTCACGGCTGTGGTGGACGTACGACGTCTGTCCACACAGCAGATGAAAGTATCCACACACAAGTGGTTACGCCCTCAGACTCTCAACCCCCCcataagaaagacacaaaaatatgGTCGTGTCTGACCTCCAGTGAACTTAACATATAGATACATATGACCTCTATTATaaaaactgtatatatataaccatataattttctagtttattaatctatttaattGCTTATCATTTATACATTGATTTAATCACTGGTTACATACATATGCCTATACATCTTAGCAAAATATTAATATCTATTATGCCACAAACAGTAATGCTTTAAAATAGTTATACACGACTAAGATAATTTTAGCAAAGGCCACAATGAACATGTGTGTTTAATagtttaaataaaagagagagagagagagagagagagagagagagagagagaggagagagagagagagagagagagagagagagagagagagagagagagagagagagagagagagagagagagagagagagagagagagagagagagagagagagagagagagagagagagagagagaagagggggatggaAGGGGATGTGGATggaagaaggtaaggaaggaggaaagcaaaggtGATGAGGCAGCTTAGACCCAGTTCTCAAATTTCACGGGGACGCCAGTCAGGTCACCACTTCCCTCCATCAACTAGAGTATTTATGAAGTATTCTTTTATAACATACATTAATAAATTATGTACATatctgcattatatatatatatatattatatatatatatatatatatatatatatatatatatatatatatatatatatatataatatatatatatatatatatatatattataatatatatatatatatatatatatatatatatatatatatgtatatatatcacTTCCCTAGGTGAGAATGACACTGAATCATTATTCACAACAAACATTTCTTAAATGTTACGTTTAATAAATTAGATTAGACAGTGGTACTTTCATAAAcagtagatgtgtgtgtgtgtgtgtgtgtgtgtgtgtgtgtgtgtgtgtgtgtgtgtgtgtgtgagagagagagagagagagagagggagagagagagagagagagagagagagagagagagagagaggtggagttaGACCTCTCCTACTATCTCACCTGCCAATCATAGAAAGGGTGTGGGTGGGGCCTGTTTGGGGGGTATCGCCGGCTC is a window from the Scylla paramamosain isolate STU-SP2022 chromosome 11, ASM3559412v1, whole genome shotgun sequence genome containing:
- the LOC135104874 gene encoding uncharacterized protein LOC135104874; protein product: MAEGGCTGVLVSSGRGHDTRCLKTIPLVSMSQKSKSSTAKAKGARCIRQLREVRLEQNAPLVPKHLAEAHIDDEEEMDQTSTMQSLKMRLANLAAEFLAAETDAGGLCGASTSTTTIGGGGGWDGASCSQGPATVRSEREIEEAVETLQSLRTRLLSLKADITEDEDLSGRATTPCGSGGSQSPPAIPKASENTSTRKHNSLLNSRCGAEGNQRGETMDAQPQRGQAAGWSTVGHHAASPVTWLGRTTRPNDVFWNLSEQ